The DNA segment CTGTATTGTCTCGTAATCAAGCCAATCCAATTTTATCAATTGCTTGACTAGGATTAGCAATATTCAAGATATGAGTTTGTGATTATGACAACAGATAAAGAACCTCACCCCTACGCTGTACACTCAAGTCCGAAAATTTTTCATTTTCTAGGGTGCGTTATGGACGTTAGTCCTAAACCGAGTATTTAGGATGGTGCGTTGCGCTATGCGACAACACACCCTACAAAAAAGGATTTGGCGGAATTGAATCATTTGTGTGTGTATATGGTAGAGGCTTGATCTCAATTGGCAAAATATATCTTGTTTTTCCGGACAGGTTAAAGCATTTCGGTTTTCATGTATATGAAATCACAAAATTTTTTATACTGAAGATACAACTGTGGGGGGAGAATTAAAGATAGCGATCGCCAATAGCCTAGATACAACCAATTAATAGAGGTTAGGTTATGGCTGTATCAGCAGTTGATATTTCTAGAAGTCTGAGTGGCATAGATTTTCCAGTAAACAAAGAAGGTCTAGTTAGCCATGCTAGAGAGAAAAAAGCCAACAAAGAGGTAATCAACATCCTCCAACAAATGCCAGAACGTGAATATGGCAACATGGCAGATGTAGAACACGCCTTTGGTGAAGTGAAATAATTCCTGAAGTAGTGGGCAACACTGTAGGCTTGAAAAAAGCGATCGCTCTGGAAACGGGCGATCGCTAAACAATATCAAGCTAAAATTGTTAAACCAGCAGTGATTGCATCAAGGGTCTGTCTTGGGATAACTTCCCAGTCCGTAACCATTCATCCAGTTCATCTGGTGCTTGGACTTGGTTGAGACGTTCGCGTAATTTAGCACCTTCGAGAATTTCCTTCTCTAACAATGCCTGTGCAGTCTCCTCTAGCAACTCGCGGTTATAATGCAAGATACTCAAAGCGATGTGATGAGCATTATCCAGAGTCAGCTTCACTTCTCGGTCAATTTCCTCAGCCACCTTCGGGCTAATACTGCGGCGAGGATTTCCATAACCTTCGAGGAACTGCTGTTGTTGAATCTTCTCAAAAGCTACAGGTCCCAACCTTTCACTCATTCCATAGATAGTAATGGCTCTTTCTGCTAAATCAGTAGCTTTTTGGATATCATCCGCCGCACCAGTGGAAACCTTGCCAAAAACAGTTTCTTCCGCAGAACGTCCACCCAACAAAGTCGCAATGCGACCGCGAATTTCATCTTCTAGCATTAAAAAGCGGTCTTCTTCTGGCATCTGAATTGTATAACCCAAAGCACCCACACCACGGGGGACAACAGAGATTTTTTCTACCTTACCAGCGCCGGGCATTAACGCACCGATGATCGCGTGACCAACTTCGTGATAAGCTACGGTGGTTTTTTCCAGTTCATTCAGCACACGAGAGCGTTTTTCTAACCCAGCTACCAAGCGTTCAATAGCTTCATTAAAATCTGCCATAATTACCGCTTGCCGATTTTGTCGAGCTGCTAACAGTGCCGCTTCATTAACCAAGTTAGCTAAATCTGCACCCGCAAAACCAGGAGTTCTCGCGGCAATAGTTGACAAATTCACATCGGGAGCTAATTTGACGTTTTTCGCATGGACATTGAGAATAGCTTCCCGACCGCTTTTATCAGGGCGGTCAACCACAACTTGACGGTCAAATCGTCCAGGACGACTTAAAGCGGGGTCAATGACTTCAGGACGGTTAGT comes from the Nodularia sp. NIES-3585 genome and includes:
- a CDS encoding DUF2795 domain-containing protein; translated protein: MAVSAVDISRSLSGIDFPVNKEGLVSHAREKKANKEVINILQQMPEREYGNMADVEHAFGEVK
- the ftsH gene encoding ATP-dependent zinc metalloprotease FtsH is translated as MPVETNNNHKKPNKAPKTRQFGGSLLILLSLLLLLNLAIPSLFGQRQAQVPYSEFITQVQNDQVEQAVVGSDRIEYTIKTQTPEGETVEKVFTTTPVALDLDLPKILREHDVQFTAPTPSENAWIGTLLSWVVPPLIFFGIWGLLINRQGGGPAALTVGKSKARIYSEGITGVKFSDVAGVDEAKAELEEIIDFLKNAGKYTRLGAKIPKGVLLVGPPGTGKTMLAKAVAGEAGVPFFSISGSEFIELFVGVGASRVRDLFDQAKQQAPCIVFIDELDALGKSRGGAGPLMGANDEREQTLNQLLSEMDGFDANTGVIIIAATNRPEVIDPALSRPGRFDRQVVVDRPDKSGREAILNVHAKNVKLAPDVNLSTIAARTPGFAGADLANLVNEAALLAARQNRQAVIMADFNEAIERLVAGLEKRSRVLNELEKTTVAYHEVGHAIIGALMPGAGKVEKISVVPRGVGALGYTIQMPEEDRFLMLEDEIRGRIATLLGGRSAEETVFGKVSTGAADDIQKATDLAERAITIYGMSERLGPVAFEKIQQQQFLEGYGNPRRSISPKVAEEIDREVKLTLDNAHHIALSILHYNRELLEETAQALLEKEILEGAKLRERLNQVQAPDELDEWLRTGKLSQDRPLMQSLLV